A single window of Kitasatospora sp. HUAS MG31 DNA harbors:
- the sigJ gene encoding RNA polymerase sigma factor SigJ — translation MDRSAGLLQRFEEHRPRLRAVAYRMLGSLSEAEDAVQEAWLRLDRTDASTVENLGGWLTTVVGRVCLNLLRARETRREDPLELRMPDPVVSPADGVDPEQEALLADSVGLALLVVLETLGPAERLAFVLHDMFAVPFEEIAALLERSPAATRQLASRARRRVQGQAPVPDPDLAQQRRVVDAFFAAARDGEFEALVSVLDPDVVLRSDAGTGISVLLNGARTVAGQAVLYAKLAPFVRPALINGAAGVVVIGEDRRWSIMAFTVTDGRIVAINVLTDPERLAALDLSAVGD, via the coding sequence ATGGACCGGAGTGCGGGTCTGCTGCAGCGTTTCGAGGAGCACCGGCCGCGGCTGCGCGCGGTGGCCTACCGGATGCTCGGCTCGCTCAGCGAGGCCGAGGACGCCGTCCAGGAGGCGTGGCTGCGCCTCGACCGCACCGACGCGAGCACGGTGGAGAACCTCGGCGGGTGGCTCACCACCGTGGTGGGCCGGGTCTGCCTGAACCTGCTGCGTGCCCGGGAGACCCGGCGCGAGGATCCGCTGGAGCTGCGGATGCCCGACCCCGTGGTCAGCCCGGCGGACGGCGTCGATCCCGAGCAGGAGGCGCTGCTCGCCGACTCGGTGGGGCTGGCGCTGCTGGTGGTCCTGGAGACGCTGGGCCCGGCCGAGCGGCTGGCCTTCGTGCTGCACGACATGTTCGCCGTGCCCTTCGAGGAGATCGCCGCCCTGCTGGAGCGCTCCCCGGCCGCGACCCGGCAGCTGGCCAGCCGGGCCCGCCGCCGCGTCCAGGGGCAGGCGCCGGTGCCCGACCCCGACCTGGCGCAGCAGCGCCGGGTCGTGGACGCCTTCTTCGCCGCCGCGCGGGACGGCGAGTTCGAGGCCCTGGTCTCGGTGCTCGACCCCGACGTGGTGCTGCGCTCCGACGCCGGCACCGGCATCTCGGTGCTGCTCAACGGCGCCCGGACGGTGGCGGGCCAGGCGGTGCTGTACGCGAAGCTGGCGCCGTTCGTCCGCCCGGCGCTCATCAACGGCGCCGCGGGCGTGGTGGTGATCGGGGAGGACCGCCGCTGGTCGATCATGGCCTTCACGGTCACGGACGGGCGGATCGTGGCCATCAACGTGCTGACCGACCCGGAGCGGCTCGCCGCGCTCGACCTGTCGGCGGTGGGCGACTGA
- a CDS encoding TetR/AcrR family transcriptional regulator: MKRSEPGDAGAGPAPQEGTAKRPTDGRTARGQQTRERIADAMLSLLDEGQANFPADKVAERAGVSRRLVFHHFADMAQLADVAVSRRLDQLMSQVRPLPTEGPRDLRVAALAEQRARILEGLTPARLAIMRLENPSDRVQEAVAQVMEFARLRLGQVFAEELDRLPEDRRTDLLNSLDAVTTWSAWHHWRTTGLTPEAARHTMEYAVHTLLAATD; encoded by the coding sequence ATGAAGCGGTCGGAGCCGGGTGACGCGGGGGCGGGGCCCGCCCCGCAGGAGGGCACGGCGAAACGCCCGACGGACGGGCGCACCGCCCGCGGGCAGCAGACCCGGGAGCGGATCGCCGACGCGATGCTCTCCCTGCTCGACGAGGGGCAGGCCAACTTCCCCGCCGACAAGGTCGCCGAACGGGCCGGGGTCTCACGCCGCCTGGTCTTCCACCACTTCGCCGACATGGCCCAGCTCGCGGACGTGGCCGTGAGCAGGCGGCTGGACCAGCTGATGTCCCAGGTCAGGCCGCTGCCGACGGAGGGGCCGCGGGACCTGCGGGTCGCCGCGCTGGCCGAGCAGCGGGCCCGGATCCTGGAGGGGCTGACGCCGGCGCGGCTGGCCATCATGCGCCTGGAGAACCCCTCCGACCGCGTCCAGGAAGCCGTCGCCCAGGTCATGGAGTTCGCCCGGCTCCGGCTCGGCCAGGTCTTCGCCGAGGAACTCGACCGCCTCCCGGAGGACCGCCGCACCGACCTCCTCAACTCCCTGGACGCCGTCACCACCTGGAGCGCCTGGCACCACTGGCGCACCACCGGCCTCACCCCCGAGGCCGCCCGCCACACGATGGAGTACGCCGTCCACACCCTCCTCGCGGCCACGGACTAG
- a CDS encoding pirin family protein produces MSNLDLRPKPTSCGHEAAGGPRKDLLTGRLVPLGESTVVRRLLPTLGRRMVGAWCFVDHYGPDDIADEPGMQIPPHPHMGLQTVSWLHEGSILHRDSRGSLQTVHPYELGLMTSGRAIAHSGESPREHARHLHGAQLWVALPDAHRHTAPAFEHHAELPTVTADGLAAKLILGTLDGATSPGTTYSALVGADLTLREDAEHRLPLDPGFEYAVLSMTGGVDVDGVRVEPGSILYLGCGRRELPLLARTDASLLLLGGEPFEEELVMWWNFIGRTGEEIAQARRDWMTGTRFGEVHGYDGDRLDAPDLPPVPLKPRGRER; encoded by the coding sequence ATGAGCAACCTCGACCTGAGGCCGAAGCCGACCAGCTGCGGGCACGAGGCGGCCGGCGGCCCGCGCAAGGACCTGCTGACCGGACGGCTGGTGCCGCTGGGGGAGTCCACGGTGGTACGGCGGCTGCTGCCGACCCTGGGCCGGCGGATGGTCGGCGCCTGGTGCTTCGTCGACCACTACGGCCCCGACGACATCGCCGACGAACCCGGGATGCAGATCCCGCCCCACCCCCACATGGGCCTGCAGACCGTCAGCTGGCTGCACGAGGGCTCGATCCTGCACCGGGACAGCCGCGGCAGCCTGCAGACCGTCCACCCGTACGAACTCGGGCTGATGACCTCCGGCCGGGCCATCGCCCACTCCGGGGAGTCGCCCCGCGAGCACGCCCGCCACCTGCACGGCGCCCAGCTCTGGGTCGCCCTGCCGGACGCCCACCGGCACACCGCCCCCGCCTTCGAGCACCACGCCGAGCTGCCGACCGTCACCGCGGACGGCCTCGCCGCCAAGCTCATCCTCGGCACCCTCGACGGCGCCACCTCACCCGGCACCACCTACTCCGCCCTGGTCGGCGCCGACCTGACCCTCCGCGAGGACGCCGAGCACCGGCTGCCGCTCGACCCCGGGTTCGAGTACGCGGTGCTCTCCATGACCGGCGGCGTCGACGTGGACGGCGTCCGGGTCGAGCCAGGCTCGATCCTCTACCTCGGCTGCGGCCGCCGCGAACTCCCCCTCCTGGCCCGCACCGACGCCTCCCTGCTGCTCCTCGGCGGCGAGCCCTTCGAGGAGGAGCTGGTGATGTGGTGGAACTTCATCGGCCGCACCGGCGAGGAGATCGCCCAGGCCCGCCGGGACTGGATGACCGGCACCCGCTTCGGCGAGGTCCACGGCTACGACGGCGACCGCCTCGACGCCCCGGACCTCCCGCCCGTCCCGCTCAAGCCGCGCGGGCGCGAGCGCTGA
- a CDS encoding response regulator transcription factor, which produces MDVTGTGQQGQPAGQQSGPVRVFLLDDHEVVRRGVRDLLESEPDIEVVGEAATCAEALARVPALRPAVAVLDVRLPDGDGVGVCRDLRSRMPELACLMLTSFDEDEALLDSIMAGAAGYVLKEVKGSDLVSAVRTVAAGGSMLDPTTTHRLMESLRHREEAGADPPFGELTPREREILVLIGEGRTNRQIGEELYLAEKTVKNHVSRLLAKLGVERRLQAAVLAARLTERGGGDHARP; this is translated from the coding sequence ATGGATGTGACCGGGACGGGGCAGCAGGGGCAGCCGGCGGGGCAGCAGTCGGGGCCGGTGCGGGTGTTCCTGCTGGACGACCACGAGGTGGTCCGGCGCGGGGTGCGCGACCTGCTGGAGTCCGAGCCGGACATCGAGGTGGTCGGCGAGGCCGCGACCTGCGCCGAGGCGCTGGCCCGGGTGCCGGCGCTGCGGCCCGCCGTGGCCGTGCTGGACGTCCGGCTGCCGGACGGTGACGGGGTGGGCGTCTGCCGCGACCTGCGGAGCCGGATGCCCGAACTCGCCTGCCTGATGCTGACCTCCTTCGACGAGGACGAGGCGCTGCTGGACTCGATCATGGCGGGGGCCGCCGGCTACGTCCTCAAGGAGGTCAAGGGCTCGGACCTGGTGAGCGCCGTACGGACGGTGGCCGCCGGCGGCTCGATGCTGGACCCGACCACCACGCACCGCCTGATGGAGAGCCTGCGGCACCGCGAGGAGGCCGGGGCCGACCCGCCGTTCGGCGAACTGACGCCGCGGGAGCGGGAGATCCTGGTCCTGATCGGCGAGGGCCGGACCAACCGGCAGATCGGCGAGGAGCTGTACCTGGCCGAGAAGACCGTGAAGAACCACGTGTCACGGCTGCTCGCCAAGCTGGGGGTGGAGCGGCGGTTGCAGGCCGCGGTGCTGGCGGCGCGGCTGACGGAGCGCGGTGGGGGTGACCACGCGCGCCCCTGA
- a CDS encoding alpha/beta hydrolase, translating to MRLGRRRLLQALAVVGVGGVAVGGAVVEDVLPGGSRLRRAVGMTGPDGTVPAVTPGPVRTTTVASAARGREVRMSVISPPGGGGGDLPVCLVLHGRGGSAQGMLDLGLPRFLAAAAGAGVPAFRMVAVDGGDATYWHRRTPGDDPMAMLLDELPVWLGKEGLPEPTLALGISMGGSGVLRYARTRPGGLAGAALLSPALFRSWPDARTVDGFADEADWREHEPLLHLDRPLPRRLGVWCGTEDPFCPAVRELTGRATESHLPRGAHTDGFWRRVLPEALAFLGRTPR from the coding sequence GTGCGGCTCGGCCGGCGCCGGCTGTTGCAGGCGCTGGCGGTCGTGGGGGTCGGCGGCGTCGCGGTCGGCGGCGCGGTGGTCGAGGACGTCCTGCCCGGCGGATCCCGGCTGCGCCGCGCCGTCGGCATGACCGGGCCGGACGGCACGGTGCCCGCCGTCACGCCCGGACCGGTCCGCACCACCACCGTCGCCTCGGCCGCCCGCGGCCGCGAGGTGCGGATGAGCGTCATCTCGCCGCCCGGGGGCGGGGGCGGTGACCTTCCGGTCTGCCTGGTCCTGCACGGACGCGGCGGGTCGGCCCAGGGCATGCTCGACCTCGGGCTGCCGCGGTTCCTCGCCGCCGCGGCCGGCGCCGGGGTCCCGGCCTTCCGGATGGTCGCCGTCGACGGCGGCGACGCCACCTACTGGCACCGCCGCACCCCCGGCGACGACCCGATGGCCATGCTGCTCGACGAACTCCCGGTCTGGCTCGGGAAGGAGGGCCTGCCGGAGCCCACGCTGGCCCTCGGCATCTCCATGGGCGGCTCCGGCGTCCTGCGGTACGCGCGGACCCGCCCGGGCGGGCTCGCCGGGGCCGCCCTGCTCAGCCCGGCCCTGTTCCGCAGCTGGCCGGACGCCCGGACCGTGGACGGCTTCGCCGACGAGGCCGACTGGCGCGAGCACGAGCCGCTGCTCCACCTCGACCGGCCGCTGCCGCGGCGGCTCGGCGTCTGGTGCGGCACCGAGGACCCGTTCTGCCCGGCCGTCCGCGAGCTCACCGGACGGGCCACCGAGAGCCACCTCCCGCGCGGCGCCCACACCGACGGCTTCTGGCGGCGGGTGCTGCCGGAGGCGCTCGCCTTCCTCGGCCGTACCCCGCGCTGA
- a CDS encoding C39 family peptidase, producing the protein MDVAQPIIHQVPYYSQWESPQLVPDILDGTLRAADDPFWERSGAPSEEEYEYWSWRVCGMACLRMALDYWWGVAPATVRLAEECLEAGAYVRHPDGRLDGLIHGPFAAYAGRRWGLHAEARSPLPPGEIADHLAAGRLPILSVHPAIRTLDPQPPRRGGHLVLAVGATEHELLIHNPSGFPDRSQAAARVPWADLPRFYADRGIVLGPPA; encoded by the coding sequence ATGGACGTGGCCCAGCCGATCATCCATCAGGTCCCCTACTACTCGCAGTGGGAGTCGCCCCAGCTCGTCCCGGACATCCTGGACGGCACCCTGCGGGCCGCCGACGACCCGTTCTGGGAACGGTCCGGGGCGCCCAGCGAGGAGGAGTACGAGTACTGGTCCTGGCGGGTGTGCGGGATGGCGTGCCTGCGGATGGCGCTCGACTACTGGTGGGGCGTCGCCCCGGCCACCGTCCGGCTCGCCGAGGAGTGCCTGGAGGCCGGGGCGTACGTGCGGCACCCCGACGGCCGGCTCGACGGGCTGATCCACGGGCCGTTCGCCGCGTACGCGGGCCGGCGCTGGGGCCTGCACGCGGAGGCCAGGTCGCCGCTGCCGCCCGGGGAGATCGCCGACCACCTGGCGGCCGGGCGGCTGCCGATCCTCTCCGTGCACCCCGCGATCCGCACCCTCGACCCGCAGCCCCCGCGGCGCGGCGGGCACCTGGTCCTGGCGGTCGGGGCCACCGAGCACGAACTGCTGATCCACAACCCCTCCGGGTTCCCGGACCGCTCCCAGGCCGCCGCCCGGGTGCCGTGGGCGGACCTGCCGCGGTTCTACGCGGACCGCGGCATCGTCCTCGGCCCGCCGGCCTGA
- a CDS encoding SCO6745 family protein, giving the protein MAELVHPARALWWLFEPVHALTYFSPEGRAAYEAVGLRGYWRGYFGGRSAPLGPVDAAPVVAAFFNFAPQMVERALPDVWTRATPEVALTARVKGATGALERVLETVRPELVERSVELLERAVDGLDCSGRVLAAANAALSRPEGHLARLWQATTVLREHRGDGHVAALVAEGLDGCEALVLRCALDTRREVLQPHRGWTDEEWDAATARLTEGGWLTPEGAISTEGRSRHRALEAATDLAASRVWSGFHRTELDELATALRPISTACRADLPPLNPIGLPTAS; this is encoded by the coding sequence ATGGCCGAGCTGGTGCACCCCGCACGCGCGCTGTGGTGGCTCTTCGAACCGGTCCACGCCCTCACCTACTTCTCGCCCGAGGGCAGGGCGGCGTACGAGGCGGTCGGGCTGCGCGGGTACTGGCGCGGCTACTTCGGCGGCCGGTCCGCCCCGCTGGGGCCGGTGGACGCGGCGCCGGTGGTGGCCGCGTTCTTCAACTTCGCGCCGCAGATGGTCGAACGGGCCCTGCCGGACGTGTGGACCAGGGCCACCCCGGAGGTCGCGCTGACCGCCCGGGTCAAGGGCGCGACGGGGGCGCTGGAGCGGGTGCTGGAGACGGTCCGCCCGGAGCTGGTCGAGCGCTCGGTGGAGCTGCTGGAGCGGGCCGTGGACGGGCTGGACTGTTCGGGACGGGTGCTGGCCGCCGCGAACGCCGCCCTGTCCCGGCCCGAGGGCCACCTCGCCCGGCTCTGGCAGGCCACCACCGTGCTGCGCGAGCACCGCGGCGACGGGCACGTGGCGGCCCTGGTCGCGGAGGGGCTGGACGGCTGCGAGGCGCTGGTGCTGCGCTGCGCGCTGGACACCCGCCGCGAGGTGCTCCAGCCGCACCGCGGGTGGACGGACGAGGAGTGGGACGCCGCCACCGCCCGCCTCACCGAAGGCGGTTGGCTCACCCCGGAGGGCGCGATCAGCACCGAGGGCCGCTCCCGGCACCGCGCCCTGGAGGCCGCCACCGACCTCGCCGCCTCCCGGGTCTGGTCCGGCTTCCACCGGACCGAACTGGACGAGCTCGCCACCGCGCTGCGGCCGATCTCCACCGCCTGCCGCGCCGACCTGCCCCCGCTCAACCCGATCGGCCTGCCCACCGCGAGCTGA
- the rpe gene encoding ribulose-phosphate 3-epimerase: MAQINPSILSADFARLADEAEAVRGADWLHVDVMDNHFVPNLTLGVPIVESLARATTTPLDCHLMIEQPDRWAPQYVEAGAGSVTFHAEAAAAPVRLAREIRAKGARASMALKPGTPIEPYEDLLPELDMVLIMTVEPGFGGQAFLEIMLPKIRRTRELIDKHGLDLWLQVDGGVAASTIERCAEAGADVFVAGSAVYGAKDPAEAVRALRAQAEATIATAPWACRH; this comes from the coding sequence ATGGCGCAGATCAATCCCAGCATCCTGTCCGCCGACTTCGCCCGGCTGGCCGACGAGGCCGAGGCCGTCCGTGGCGCCGACTGGCTGCACGTGGACGTGATGGACAACCACTTCGTCCCCAACCTCACGCTCGGCGTCCCGATCGTCGAGTCGCTGGCCCGCGCCACCACCACCCCGCTCGACTGCCACCTGATGATCGAGCAGCCCGACCGCTGGGCCCCGCAGTACGTCGAGGCGGGCGCCGGCTCGGTCACCTTCCACGCCGAGGCCGCCGCCGCGCCCGTCCGGCTGGCCCGCGAGATCCGGGCCAAGGGCGCCCGCGCCTCGATGGCGCTCAAGCCCGGCACCCCGATCGAGCCGTACGAGGACCTGCTGCCCGAGCTGGACATGGTCCTGATCATGACGGTCGAGCCCGGCTTCGGCGGCCAGGCGTTCCTGGAGATCATGCTGCCGAAGATCCGCCGCACCCGGGAGCTGATCGACAAGCACGGCCTCGACCTGTGGCTGCAGGTCGACGGCGGCGTGGCCGCGAGCACCATCGAGCGGTGCGCCGAGGCGGGCGCGGACGTCTTCGTCGCGGGCTCGGCCGTGTACGGCGCCAAGGACCCGGCCGAGGCCGTCCGCGCGCTGCGGGCCCAGGCCGAGGCGACCATCGCCACGGCGCCCTGGGCCTGCCGGCACTGA
- a CDS encoding AurF N-oxygenase family protein: MAMTERRALPKAEQRRKTAERLLASSAKLSFDPLTDVDWAAEPVPGAYYAPPNRVSLYGTALWERLDEEQRIELSKHEVASIASVGIWFEEILMQMLLRHAFDRDPTSAHVQYALTEIADECRHSVMFARMISKMGAPAYGPGRVAHELGRFFKTTSTHSQTFGGTMYVEEILDSFQREMMVDETLQPLTRQVSRIHVIEEARHITYAREELQREELGPVRRQYEQLLLGLVIYVSTVRLVHPRVYAAVGIDPAEGRRAAAANPYWRATKREMAGKAIGVLERAGLVGRTNRWLLRRAGVL, encoded by the coding sequence ATGGCGATGACCGAGCGCAGAGCACTGCCGAAGGCCGAGCAGCGACGGAAGACCGCCGAACGGCTGCTCGCCTCCTCGGCCAAGCTGTCCTTCGACCCGCTGACGGACGTGGACTGGGCCGCCGAGCCCGTCCCCGGCGCGTACTACGCGCCCCCGAACCGCGTCTCGCTCTACGGCACCGCCCTGTGGGAGCGGCTGGACGAGGAACAGCGGATCGAACTCAGCAAGCACGAGGTCGCGAGCATCGCCAGTGTGGGCATCTGGTTCGAGGAGATCCTCATGCAGATGCTGCTCCGGCACGCCTTCGACCGGGACCCGACCTCCGCCCACGTGCAGTACGCGCTCACCGAGATCGCCGACGAGTGCCGGCACTCGGTGATGTTCGCCCGGATGATCTCGAAGATGGGCGCCCCCGCGTACGGCCCCGGCCGGGTCGCCCACGAGCTCGGACGGTTCTTCAAGACCACCTCCACGCACAGCCAGACCTTCGGCGGCACGATGTACGTCGAGGAGATCCTGGACTCCTTCCAGCGCGAGATGATGGTCGACGAGACCCTCCAGCCGCTCACCCGGCAGGTCTCCCGGATCCACGTGATCGAGGAGGCCCGGCACATCACCTACGCCCGCGAGGAGCTGCAGCGCGAGGAGCTGGGCCCGGTGCGGCGCCAGTACGAGCAGCTGCTGCTCGGCCTGGTGATCTACGTGTCCACGGTCCGCCTGGTGCACCCGCGGGTGTACGCGGCGGTCGGGATCGACCCGGCGGAGGGCAGGCGGGCCGCCGCGGCCAACCCGTACTGGCGGGCCACCAAGCGGGAGATGGCCGGCAAGGCGATCGGCGTGCTGGAACGGGCCGGTCTGGTCGGACGCACCAACCGGTGGCTGCTGCGGCGGGCGGGGGTGCTGTAG
- a CDS encoding Acg family FMN-binding oxidoreductase has product MTEPSLTLADLRLLAAAGGAAPSLHNSQPWRFRATPDRRGLEVYVDTARAVPVADPDGRARYISVGAALFNLRAAAAHLGRGAVVRLLPDADRPDLAAVLDLPGRSHPWVPDLYAAIPHRHSSRRPFSNRDVPEAVLGELAEAARREGTQLTALEEGEVRRVLALTAEAELRIAGDLARQAEARDWVRLEAPATDGIPAEALGPVDHDARVPMRSFTGPAPERPSEHFEPLPQLCTLATHLDRPQDWLRAGQALERIWLLATVRGVRASVLHQAVEFPDTRRLLRDPAEGPGHVQLVLRFGYGPPGTPSPRRHPAEILDPGEEPAGE; this is encoded by the coding sequence ATGACCGAGCCGTCGCTCACCCTGGCCGACCTGCGCCTGCTGGCCGCGGCCGGCGGCGCGGCGCCCTCCCTGCACAACAGCCAGCCGTGGCGGTTCCGGGCGACACCGGACCGGCGGGGCCTCGAGGTGTACGTGGACACCGCCCGCGCGGTGCCGGTGGCCGACCCCGACGGCCGGGCCCGGTACATCTCGGTCGGCGCCGCCCTGTTCAACCTGCGGGCCGCCGCCGCGCACCTGGGCCGCGGCGCCGTCGTCCGGCTGCTGCCCGACGCCGACCGGCCCGACCTGGCCGCCGTGCTCGACCTGCCCGGCCGGTCCCACCCGTGGGTCCCCGACCTGTACGCGGCGATCCCGCACCGGCACTCCAGCCGCCGGCCGTTCAGCAACCGCGACGTGCCGGAGGCCGTCCTCGGCGAGCTGGCCGAGGCCGCCCGGCGGGAGGGTACGCAGCTGACCGCGCTGGAGGAGGGCGAGGTCCGGCGGGTGCTCGCGCTCACCGCCGAGGCCGAACTGCGGATCGCCGGGGACCTGGCCCGCCAGGCGGAGGCCCGCGACTGGGTCCGGCTGGAGGCCCCCGCCACGGACGGCATCCCCGCCGAGGCCCTCGGCCCCGTCGACCACGACGCCCGGGTACCCATGCGCAGCTTCACCGGTCCGGCCCCCGAGCGGCCCTCGGAGCACTTCGAACCGCTGCCCCAGCTGTGCACCCTCGCCACCCACCTCGACCGCCCGCAGGACTGGCTCCGGGCCGGGCAGGCGCTGGAGCGGATCTGGCTGCTGGCCACCGTCCGCGGCGTCCGCGCCTCGGTGCTGCACCAGGCCGTCGAGTTCCCGGACACCCGCCGCCTGCTGCGCGACCCCGCCGAAGGCCCCGGGCACGTCCAGCTGGTCCTCCGGTTCGGCTACGGCCCGCCCGGGACGCCCAGCCCGCGCCGCCACCCGGCCGAGATCCTCGACCCGGGCGAGGAGCCGGCGGGGGAGTGA
- a CDS encoding DUF4267 domain-containing protein has translation MLTPIAYGLAIVLVLLAILIGARFLLVPQAAAAGYGVPARPGGDAAYLTIKGLRDLTSGVIGAALLAFSGTHAVGWYLLAVALTPLGDTVIVLRHGGTRAAAFGIHFATAVAVVIGGLLMLAV, from the coding sequence ATGCTCACGCCCATCGCCTACGGCCTGGCCATCGTCCTCGTGCTGCTCGCGATCCTCATCGGGGCCCGGTTCCTGCTCGTCCCGCAGGCCGCCGCCGCGGGCTACGGGGTCCCGGCCCGGCCGGGCGGCGACGCCGCGTACCTGACCATCAAGGGCCTGCGTGACCTGACCTCGGGCGTCATCGGCGCCGCCCTGCTCGCCTTCTCCGGCACCCACGCGGTCGGGTGGTACCTGCTCGCCGTCGCCCTCACCCCGCTCGGCGACACCGTCATCGTGCTGCGCCACGGCGGGACCAGGGCCGCCGCGTTCGGCATCCACTTCGCGACCGCGGTGGCGGTGGTGATCGGTGGCCTGCTGATGCTGGCGGTCTGA